A DNA window from Theobroma cacao cultivar B97-61/B2 chromosome 5, Criollo_cocoa_genome_V2, whole genome shotgun sequence contains the following coding sequences:
- the LOC108662155 gene encoding sterol 3-beta-glucosyltransferase UGT80A2-like isoform X3: protein MRCYISDTVHHGGAGTTAAGLKAACPTTIVPFFGDQPFWGERVHSRGVGPAPIPVEEFSLEKLVAAIKFMLDPEVKRRAVELAEAMAGEDGVAGAVNAFYKQFPGKKSKDESKAAPTPSGVFSIRRCFGRT from the exons ATGAGATGCTACATTAGCGACACG GTTCATCATGGTGGAGCTGGAACTACTGCAGCTGGTCTCAAAGCTGCG TGTCCAACAACCATTGTACCTTTCTTCGGAGACCAGCCTTTCTGGGGCGAGAGAGTGCATTCCAGAGGAGTAGGTCCTGCACCCATTCCTGTTGAGGAGTTCTCACTTGAGAAGCTGGTTGCTGCAATAAAATTTATGCTGGATCCTGAG GTGAAAAGACGTGCTGTGGAGTTAGCAGAGGCGATGGCAGGTGAGGATGGAGTAGCAGGTGCAGTAAATGCCTTCTATAAACAATTTCCTGGCAAAAAGTCCAAGGATGAAAGCAAGGCAGCCCCAACTCCTTCAGGAGTATTTTCTATAAGACGTTGTTTTGGTCGCACATAA
- the LOC108662155 gene encoding sterol 3-beta-glucosyltransferase UGT80A2-like isoform X4, giving the protein MAVVHHGGAGTTAAGLKAACPTTIVPFFGDQPFWGERVHSRGVGPAPIPVEEFSLEKLVAAIKFMLDPEVKRRAVELAEAMAGEDGVAGAVNAFYKQFPGKKSKDESKAAPTPSGVFSIRRCFGRT; this is encoded by the exons GTTCATCATGGTGGAGCTGGAACTACTGCAGCTGGTCTCAAAGCTGCG TGTCCAACAACCATTGTACCTTTCTTCGGAGACCAGCCTTTCTGGGGCGAGAGAGTGCATTCCAGAGGAGTAGGTCCTGCACCCATTCCTGTTGAGGAGTTCTCACTTGAGAAGCTGGTTGCTGCAATAAAATTTATGCTGGATCCTGAG GTGAAAAGACGTGCTGTGGAGTTAGCAGAGGCGATGGCAGGTGAGGATGGAGTAGCAGGTGCAGTAAATGCCTTCTATAAACAATTTCCTGGCAAAAAGTCCAAGGATGAAAGCAAGGCAGCCCCAACTCCTTCAGGAGTATTTTCTATAAGACGTTGTTTTGGTCGCACATAA
- the LOC108662155 gene encoding sterol 3-beta-glucosyltransferase UGT80A2-like isoform X2, whose amino-acid sequence MNCVLACFPQVHHGGAGTTAAGLKAACPTTIVPFFGDQPFWGERVHSRGVGPAPIPVEEFSLEKLVAAIKFMLDPEVKRRAVELAEAMAGEDGVAGAVNAFYKQFPGKKSKDESKAAPTPSGVFSIRRCFGRT is encoded by the exons ATGAACTGTGTCCTTGCATGTTTTCCCCAGGTTCATCATGGTGGAGCTGGAACTACTGCAGCTGGTCTCAAAGCTGCG TGTCCAACAACCATTGTACCTTTCTTCGGAGACCAGCCTTTCTGGGGCGAGAGAGTGCATTCCAGAGGAGTAGGTCCTGCACCCATTCCTGTTGAGGAGTTCTCACTTGAGAAGCTGGTTGCTGCAATAAAATTTATGCTGGATCCTGAG GTGAAAAGACGTGCTGTGGAGTTAGCAGAGGCGATGGCAGGTGAGGATGGAGTAGCAGGTGCAGTAAATGCCTTCTATAAACAATTTCCTGGCAAAAAGTCCAAGGATGAAAGCAAGGCAGCCCCAACTCCTTCAGGAGTATTTTCTATAAGACGTTGTTTTGGTCGCACATAA
- the LOC108662155 gene encoding sterol 3-beta-glucosyltransferase UGT80A2-like isoform X1 yields the protein MYGCGSSWWSWNYCSWSQSCGNLLFPRLYSSDHFSNFLKHLYSCIQCPTTIVPFFGDQPFWGERVHSRGVGPAPIPVEEFSLEKLVAAIKFMLDPEVKRRAVELAEAMAGEDGVAGAVNAFYKQFPGKKSKDESKAAPTPSGVFSIRRCFGRT from the exons GTTCATCATGGTGGAGCTGGAACTACTGCAGCTGGTCTCAAAGCTGCGGTAACCTGCTGTTCCCAAGATTATATTCCTCTGATCATTTCTCCAACTTTTTAAAGCATCTTTACTCTTGTATTCAGTGTCCAACAACCATTGTACCTTTCTTCGGAGACCAGCCTTTCTGGGGCGAGAGAGTGCATTCCAGAGGAGTAGGTCCTGCACCCATTCCTGTTGAGGAGTTCTCACTTGAGAAGCTGGTTGCTGCAATAAAATTTATGCTGGATCCTGAG GTGAAAAGACGTGCTGTGGAGTTAGCAGAGGCGATGGCAGGTGAGGATGGAGTAGCAGGTGCAGTAAATGCCTTCTATAAACAATTTCCTGGCAAAAAGTCCAAGGATGAAAGCAAGGCAGCCCCAACTCCTTCAGGAGTATTTTCTATAAGACGTTGTTTTGGTCGCACATAA